The DNA region CTATTCAAGGTATGATGATAGAAGTGTTAAATGACAAAACCTGTATTGGTTGCAGGGATTGTGAAACACATTGTCCTGATTTTGCTATTTTTGTGGCTGATAAAGGTTTTAAATTTGCAAAACTTACACCAGAAGCAAAGGCACTTTCACAAGCTATTAAAGAAAATAATTTTATGAAAATAAAGGATGAATTATGAGTGTGGAAGTTATCTCAACTGGTAATGCTCTAGTGGCAAAAGCTGCAATTGATTGTGGCTGTAAATTCTTTGGTGGATATCCAATAACTCCATCTAGTGAGATAGCTCATGAAATGAGTGTAAGACTTCCAGAAGTTGGTGGAACTTTTATTCAAATGGAAGATGAAATTTCTGGTATTTCAGTTGCGCTTGGAGCTTCTATGAGTGGAGCAAAAGCAATGACAGCAAGCAGCGGTCCTGGGATTTCTTTAAAATCAGAACAAATTGGTCTTGCATTTATAGCTGAAATTCCACTAGTTATTGTAAATGTTATGAGAGGAGGTCCATCAACTGGTCTTCCGACTCGAGTTTCTCAAGGTGATATTTTACAAGCTAAAAGTCCAACACATGGAGATTATCAAAGTATAACTTTAATACCAGGAAGCTTAGAAGAAGTCTATACTTTTACAATAAAAGCTTTTAATTTAGCTTCTAAATTTATGACACCTGTTTTTTTACTTCTTGATGAAACACTTGGTCACATGCAAGCAAAGGCTATTTTGCCAGATATTAAAGATATAAAAATATATAAAAGGGATGAGTTTAAAGGTGAAAAAAACAACTATTTGCCATATAAAGCAGATATTGATAGACCTGCCGTTTTAAATCCTTTCTTTAAAGGTTATCGTTATCACATCACAGGACTTCATCACGGAAATACAGGATTTCCAACTGAAAATGGCGAGATAGTTGATTATAACATTAAAAGACTTTTTAATAAGATAAATTTACATAAAGATGAAATTTGCGAATTTGAAGAGTTTAACTTAGAAAATGCTGAAATTTGTATAATAGCCTATGGAAGTGTAAATTTAGCAGTTAAAAGTGCCATTGAAATTTTAAATAAAGAATGTATTAAGGTTGGGTTGTTTAGACCTTTAACCTTATGGCCAAGTAGTAAGAAAAAAATAAAAGAAATTTGTGATAAATTTAAAAATATCTTAGTAGTTGAGTTAAATTTAGGACAATATTTTGGAGAAATTCAAAAATGTGGTTTAAGAGATGATTTACATACACTTTTTAAAGCAAATGGAAGACCAATAAGTCCAAATGAAATTATTAAAAAAGTAAAAGAAATCAAAGGAGTGAAATAATGGCATTTAATTATGATAAATACTTACGAATCGATAAACTTCCAACTCTTTGGTGTTGGGGATGTGGTGATGGTGTGATTTTAAAGGCTATTATCAGAGCTATTGATGCTATGGGTTGGGATTTAGATGATGTTTGTGTAGTAAGTGGCATAGGATGCAGTGGGAGAATGAGTTCATATATAAATTGTAACACTGTTCATACAACGCATGGTAGAGCATTAGCTTATGCAACAGGTATAAAACTAGCTAATCCAACTAAAAATGTTATTGTTGTAACAGGAGATGGAGATGGTCTTGCAATTGGTGGAAACCATACAATTCACGCCGCAAGAAGAAATATAGGTATTAAACATATTTTAATAAATAATTTCATTTATGGTCTTACAAATTCTCAAACATCCCCAACAACACCAAAGGGCTTTTGGACGGTTACTGCACAAAGAGGAAATATAGATCCAAGTTTTAATGCAACTGATTTATTAATCGGAGCAGGGGCGACATTTGTAGCAAGACAGACGATAATAAACGCAGATGCGTTAGTAAAACTTTTAGTAAAAGGCTTTAGTCATGACGGATATGCTTTTTTTGATATTTTTTCAAATTGTCATATAAATTTAGGTAGAAAAAATAAAATGGCACAAGCTACTGATATGATAAAGTGGATTGAAAACATAACAGTAAATAAAATAAAATATGATAAATTAAGCGATGAAGAAAAAGCAGGACTTTTTCCACTTGGAGTTTTGCACGAAGATAACTCTCATCTTGAATACACAAAAGCCTATGCTAAGGTTATAGAGGCAGCGCAAAATAAAACTAAAATCGACTTTAAGGAGATAGTATGACAACAAAACTTAGATTCGTGGGAGTTGGTGGACAAGGAGTTATACTAGCAGGTGAGATTTTAGCAGCTGCAAAGATAAAAGCAGGTGGTTTTGGCGTAAAGGCATCAACCTATACTTCTCAAGTTAGGGGTGGTCCTACAAAGGTTGATATTATATTAAGTGATGATGAGATTTTATATCCATATGCTGATGATATAGATTTTATGATAGCAACAGCACAAGTTAGTTTTAATAGTTTTAAAAATGATGTAAAAGAAGGTGGAGTTATTGTAGTTGAGCCAAATTTGGTAAGTCCAAGCAGTGAAGATAGAAAAAAATGGCAAATTTATGAAATTCCTATTATTTCAATTGCAAAAGATGATGTTGGAAATGTAATAACTCAAAGTGTTGTAGCTCTTGGGATTGCGGTTGGTTTTACAAAAGTTATGGATAAAGAACTCGTTAGAAATGAAATGTTAAGAAGCGTGCCTGAAAAAGTAAAAGAAGCAAACATAAAAGCTTATGATTTGGGACTAAAAGCGGCCAATGAGCTATTAAAAATTAAATAATATTTGATTTAAGTGCTTTAAATTTTAACACTATAGCTCAAAACTTCAATATAAAATGTTGTTTATGTAGGAGAGTTTAGAGATAAATACAACAACCAAACATTTAATTTAGGACTAAATTAAATGTTTTAAAATATTTTAATGGAAGATTTATCTTCCCTTAAAAACAATATTCATAACTTCTTTAACCAATATCTTTAAAAGTTTCTAATTTATCACTTAATATATTTTTCTTATAAATAATACTAAATATATATAGTTAAATTTATGAAATTTTATACAAATTCATATATAATATGCAAAATTTAAAGATTTTATTTAAGAAAGATATAAGTTTTTTCTTATAATAAAGATGAATTTATGTTTAAAAATAAAATTTAATTTTATTATTTAAGGTAAAATCTTTTAAATTATTGTAAAATTGTAAAGATTTAAAAACCGAACATATTTTAAGAAAAAGGAGATGTGATGGTAAAGGATAAGTTATTAGAAAAAATAACTTTAAGGCTTAATGAAGTTGAAAAATTGCCTAAAATAAAGGAAGGCTCTATCATACAGACTCTTGAAGAAAATGGTCTTTCAAGAAGAGATTTTATGAAATGGGCTGGAGCTATGACAGCAACTCTTGGTCTTAGTAGTGCTTTTATACCTGCAGTTTCTAAGGCAGCTGAGTTAGCAGATAGACTTCCTGTTATTTGGTTACACATGGCTGAATGTACAGGTTGTAGTGAAAGTTTATTAAGAACAGCAACACCAAGTATTGATAGTTTAATATTTGATTATATTTCACTTGAATATCATGAGACTATAATGTCAGCAAGTGGTTGGCAAGCTGAAGAAAATTTGGAGCAAGCCATAGAAAAGTACAAGGGTCAATATATTTTAATGGTTGAGGGTGGAATTCCTGCTGGAACAAGTGAGTATTTTTTAACAGTTGGACCACACGGAACAACTGGTGCAGAACATTGTAGGATAGCTTCTAAAAATGCTGCAGCTATTTTTGCGATTGGAACCTGTTCAAGCTTTGGTGGTATTCAAGCAGCTTATCCTAATCCAACAAACTCTCAAGCTCTTAGTAAGATAGTCAATCAGCCAGTTATAAATATACCTGGATGTCCTCCAAGTGAAAAAAATATAGTTGGAAATGTATTGAATTATATACTATTTGGAACACTTCCTGCACTTGATTCATATAATAGACCAAAATGGGCATATAGACTTAGAATTCATGATCTTTGCGAAAGAAGGGGAAGATTTGATGCTGGTGAGTTTGTAGAGCACTTTGGTGATCAAGGCGCAAAAGATGGATACTGCCTATACAAAGTAGGTTGTAAAGGACCATACACATTTAACAACTGTTCACAAGAGAGATTTAACTCTCATACTTCTTGGCCAATACAGGCAGGACACGGTTGTATAGGTTGTTCAGAACCTGATTTTTGGGATACAATGGGACCACTTGAAGAGCCTTTAGCAGATAGATTATATAAAAGTGTTTTTGGTGGACTTGGAGCAGATGCAACAGCTGATAAAATAGGAATAGGTGTTTTAGCAGTTGCAGGAATCGCTATTGCAGCTCACGCAGCAGTTGGTTCATTTAAGAAAAATAAAGGAGAGTAATAATGAGCGAAAGAATAGTAGTAGATCCAATTACTAGAATAGAAGGACATTTAAGAGTCGAAGTTGTTGTTGATGAAAATAATGTGGTAACTGACGCATATTCAGGCTCAACTCTTTGGAGGGGTCTTGAAACTATAGTAAAAGGAAGAGATCCAAGAGATGCAGGACTTTTTATGCAACGAATTTGTGGAGTTTGTACTTACTCTCATTATAAGGCAGGAATTATAGCAGTTGAAGATGCACTTGGCATAAAACCACCACTAAATGCGGTTTTAACAAGAAGTCTAATGACTAACGCTTTGTTTTTTCATGATCATTGTGTGCATTTTTATCAACTACATGCACTTGATTGGGTTGATGTAGTAAGTGCATTAAGTGCTGATGTGTTTAAAGCTAGCGAAGAAGCTTTTAAATACTGTGAAACTCCTTATGCTTGTGGAGCAGATCATTTAAAAAGTGTTCAAGATAGAGTTAAGAAATTTGTAGATAAAGGAAATTTAGGACCATTTGCAAATGCATATTATGGACATCCTACTTACAAATTTACACCTGAGCAAAATTTAATTGCATTAAGCCACTATTTAGAATGTTTAAGAATTCAAAGAACTGCAGCTGAATTAATGGCAATATTTGGTGCTAAAAATCCACATCCACAAAGTTTAGTAGTAGGCGGAATCACTTCTGTTATGGATATTTTAAGTCCTTCAAGATTAGGTGAATATTTAACCAAATTTAATGAAGTTGCTGATTTTGTAAATAGAGCATATTATTCAGATATTGTTATGGCTGCAAGAGCTTATGGTAATGAACCAAGCGTTATAAATGATGTTGGAACACCAAATTTATGGTCTCATGAAGAGCTTCCTTATAGTAAAAATGAATTTTTATTTGATAGTGGAATTATTTTAAATGGTGATTTATCAAAAGTTTATGAGCTTGATGAAAGCAAAATAACAGAAGAAGCAACTCATGCTTGGTATAAAAACGATGCCCCTCTTCATCCTTATGAAGGTGCTCAAGATCCAAATTATACAGGATTTAAAACTGAAAAAACAATGAATGCTCAAGGTGAGATGGTTGATACAAAAGTATTTGATATAAAAGGTAAATATAGCTGGATTAAAGCTCCAAGATACGATGGAAAACCTATTCAAGTAGGACCTATAGCAAGTATTTGTGTTAGTTATGCAAAAGGGAATAAATTTGTAGTTCCTATCGTTGATCAATTCTTAAAAGATGCAGGACTTCCATTGGAAGCAGTTTTATCAACTCTTGGAAGAACAGCTTGTCGTATGCTTGAAGCTAAAGTCATTGCAACTCATGGACTTAAAGCATTTAATAATTTAGTTGAAAATATTAAATCAGGCGACACAGAAACTTGTGCTAAATACAAAATTGACAATAAAAAAGAATATAAAGGTCGCTATATAGGAAATGCTCCAAGAGGAGCGTTAAGCCATTGGTGTAGAATTGAAAAAGGTGTTATTAAAAACTGGCAAGCGGTTGTTCCATCAACTTGGAATGCATCTCCAAAAGATAAAGATGGTAAAATGGGATCTTATGAAGCTTGCTTAATTGGTCTTAAAATAGCTGATCTAAAACAACCTCTTGAAATTATAAGAAAAATACACTCATACGATCCATGTATTGCGTGTGCAGTTCATGTGATGGATACTAAGGGAAATGAGCTTGGTGCTTATAAGGTAAATCCTAATATTTAAAGGAGAAATAGTATGAAAAAAGAAAATAAAAGAGTGGCTGAGTATGAATTTAGCATAGGATATCGTTTAAGTCACTGGGTTAGATTTTTTGCTATTATGCTTTTAATAATTAGCGGATATTATATATCTTTTGTGTTTCAAAGCCCAATGGTTAGTGATGAACCTGTGCTATTTTTGCAGGCAAAATGGAGATTTGTTCATATAGTTGCTGGATTTGTAATGATAGCTGCTGTTATTTATAAATCTTATATTTTTATATTTGATAAGATGAGCCACATAGAAAGAGTAAGTATAAAAGACTTTTTAAGCCCTAAGGTTTGGTTTGAGCAGATTAAATATTATCTTTATTTAACAGATGAGCATCCACACTTAAAAGGAGTTTATAATCCTTTGCAATTTATTGCTTATATTATGTTTTATGCGGTAGCTTTTATCCTAATACTTACAGGACTTATTTTATATATGCATGTTTATCATCATGGTTTTGGTGGAGCAATTTTCGATATTTTAAGACCTGTTGAAGTATGGATGGGTGGACTTGCAAATGTAAGAGCAATTCATCACATATGCATGAATGTCTTGATAATCTTTATAGTTGCTCATATTTATATGGCTGTATTTAACGCTGTTAAGGGTAGAAATGGCGGAATGGACGCTGTAATAAGCGGCTATAAATTTCCAGAAGAAAATCACTAAAATGAAAATTTTAGTTTTAGGAATAGGAAATGTATTGTACTCCGATGAAGGTATCGGAGTACATTTTGTAAAATTACTTGAAAAAAACTATCAATTTATCTCAAATGAACATGAGATAAATTTTATGGATGGTGGAACATTAGCAAATTTTTTGATGTTTATAATGGCAAAATATGACCATATTTTTTTAGTTGATTGTATTGAGGCTGATGATGGCAAAGTAGGCGATGTCTATTTTTTTAGCTATGATGATATGCCAAAAATGATAAAGTGGAGTGGCTCAGCTCATGAAGTTGAAATGCTTCAAACTTTGCAAATGATGGAATTAGCAGGCGATTTACCATCAACTAAAATCTTAGGTGTTATTCCAAAAAGAGTTGAACCTTTAGCTTTTACTATAAGTGATGAACTTAAAAACTCAGTTAAAGTTATGGAAAAAACTTCTTTAAATTACTTTAAAAGTTTAGGTTTTGAAGTAAAAAAAATCAATGATTTAACCATTCAAGATATAGCAAATGAGTTTGATGAGATAGGAAAAAATAAAATATGATAATAGCTTTTAAATTTAACTATACAAATAAAAATAATTTTTTAGCTTATTTTTTAGAATTTTATGCTAAAAAAAGTTCTTTAAGTTATTCAATCACAAAAGAGGGCGATATTTTAACCCTATTTGTAAAAGGAGAAGAAAAAGATCTTTTAAAATTTAGCGATGAAAGTATGATTTTAATACCAAATTCTATTTTTTTACAAAAAAGCGAAGTTGAAGTAGTAGATGAATTGCCAAATACAAACATTGAGATTCCAAATTTAAGCTTTTCAAATTTAACTCCAAGTATTGTAAAAAACTATGTAAATCACACCGAAAATTTAAAAAATGAATATAATATCTTTAGTGAAATTTCTATTTTAAAAGATAATGAATTTATCAAAATAGACGAAAAAAACTATAAAGAACTTTTAGAATTTTGTTTTTTAAACTTGCTACATAATAAAACACTACTGTTAAAAGATGGAAATAACAATGAATTATATTTTGAAAGCGGTGTAAATTTTAAAGCAAATTATCTAATGCCAACAAGCTTTAAAAGTATAAGTTCACTTTTTATAGCAGATGAAAAAAGCTTAATCGCATTATCAAGCTATGAAAAACCACTTATAAATTTAAAGATAAATGCAGTTTTTAGAAAAAATCACGAAAATGCTCCTGCTTTCTTTGATATAAAAGCCGCAAGTGATTTTTTTATATTTGCTCTTTTAGATAGACTATATGAAGAAAATATTAATTTTGTAAGCGTTAAAAGTCAAATTTTAATTAAAGCATCTGTTTTAGATAATGAAATTTTAGTTACTAATAATAATCTTTTTTTAAGTAGCAATGAAAAACTAATCTTGGAAAAAAACAGATACTCTAATTTATCAAAATTTGGACTTATTTGTGATGAATACAACTCTTTTAATGATAAAAATTTAAATATCTATTTAACTAAATTTGGGATGGATGATACAACCCTTTACCAAAACAATAATTCGATAAATTTTTTAAAATTTAGTGAATTTAAAAGCTATGATGAGATAAAAGAGGCTATAACAAAAGATGAAATAGGAAAAAAACTTTTTGAAAATTTCACTAAAAAATATAATTTTCCAAATGGTGAAATCAACAACTCACAAAGTTTTTATGCTATTTTTGACATCTCTTCAAAAATTTTATTTGGTAAAGATGCATCATATCTAATAACAAATGCAAAAGATTTTATTGGAAAAAAAGGTCCGAGTATTGACTACCTTATATCAAATTCTAAATTTGATACTATAAAACTTATAAAAAGTGCAATGAGTTTTAAACTTGCTGGAGTAAGTGATAAAATTCTATCTTTTGGTATAGTTCAAAGTTTGGCTTATTTTCTAAGTGATTTTAGTGATGATTTAGAATTTGACAATGCTTTTTTAACTGGTGATTTATTTGAAGAAAGATTGATTTCAAATTTAATTTTAAATGTTTTTAGTAAAAATAAAAGTGTAAAATTTAGTAAATATTTTGGAGTTTAAATGTGCTATAAATTTAGCATTTTTGGCTTAGTTCAAGGTGTTGGTTTTAGACCTTTTGTTTATTCTTTAGCTTTAAAGCATAAGCTTTTTGGCGAAGTTTATAACGATAGCCAAGGTGTTAAAATTTTTTTATCAGGCAATGAAAATAGCATTTTAGATTTTGAACATGAGTTAAAAACAAATCTTCCACCACTTGCTAGGATAGACAAGATAATAAAAACTAAAATTTCAGGAATTTTTTACAATGATTTTAAGATAACATCTTCAAAAAATACTTCTAAATTTAGTCCAATTTTGCCTGATTTTGCAATTTGCAATGACTGTAAAAGTGAATTTTATGATAAAAATAGCAGATTTTTTCATTATCCTTTTATAAACTGCACAAATTGTGGACCAAGACAATCTATCATAAAAAAACTTCCTTATGATAGAGCAAATACAACAATGAGCAAATTTAAAATGTGTCAAACTTGCCAAAACGAGTATGAAAATCCACTAAATCGTCGTTTTCACGCTCAACCAATTGGCTGCGAGAAATGCGGTATAAGCTTAATCTTAAAAGATAATCAAGCCAAAATTTTAGATAAAAATGATTTTGAAAACTTAGCTAAAAAAGTAGCAAATTTGCTAGAAAATGGAGCTATTTTTGCTATAAAAGGTCTTGGCGGATTTCACTTAGTTTGTGACGCATTTAACAAAAACTCCATACAAAAACTAAGAGAGTTAAAACATCGTCCTAAAAAACCGTTTGCTATAATGTGCAAAGATTTAAAAATGGCTTTAGAAATAGCTGAAATTTCGCAAAAAGAAGCAGAAATTTTAGAAAGTGAAATAAAACCAATTGTTATTTTAAAACTTAAAAACTCATCAAAAATTCCATCAAATTTAGCTCCAAATTTGGATAAAATCGGTATTTTTTTAGCCCCAACTGGACTAAATTTACTTATTTTTGAATATTTTAAAAACCCAATTATCGCAACTAGT from Campylobacter ureolyticus includes:
- a CDS encoding HyaD/HybD family hydrogenase maturation endopeptidase produces the protein MKILVLGIGNVLYSDEGIGVHFVKLLEKNYQFISNEHEINFMDGGTLANFLMFIMAKYDHIFLVDCIEADDGKVGDVYFFSYDDMPKMIKWSGSAHEVEMLQTLQMMELAGDLPSTKILGVIPKRVEPLAFTISDELKNSVKVMEKTSLNYFKSLGFEVKKINDLTIQDIANEFDEIGKNKI
- a CDS encoding 2-oxoacid:acceptor oxidoreductase family protein, which codes for MTTKLRFVGVGGQGVILAGEILAAAKIKAGGFGVKASTYTSQVRGGPTKVDIILSDDEILYPYADDIDFMIATAQVSFNSFKNDVKEGGVIVVEPNLVSPSSEDRKKWQIYEIPIISIAKDDVGNVITQSVVALGIAVGFTKVMDKELVRNEMLRSVPEKVKEANIKAYDLGLKAANELLKIK
- a CDS encoding 4Fe-4S dicluster domain-containing protein; this encodes MENLKAVWVDESRCKACNICVSYCPSGTLAMRYEPKAIQGMMIEVLNDKTCIGCRDCETHCPDFAIFVADKGFKFAKLTPEAKALSQAIKENNFMKIKDEL
- the cybH gene encoding Ni/Fe-hydrogenase, b-type cytochrome subunit; amino-acid sequence: MKKENKRVAEYEFSIGYRLSHWVRFFAIMLLIISGYYISFVFQSPMVSDEPVLFLQAKWRFVHIVAGFVMIAAVIYKSYIFIFDKMSHIERVSIKDFLSPKVWFEQIKYYLYLTDEHPHLKGVYNPLQFIAYIMFYAVAFILILTGLILYMHVYHHGFGGAIFDILRPVEVWMGGLANVRAIHHICMNVLIIFIVAHIYMAVFNAVKGRNGGMDAVISGYKFPEENH
- a CDS encoding 2-oxoglutarate synthase subunit alpha, with protein sequence MSVEVISTGNALVAKAAIDCGCKFFGGYPITPSSEIAHEMSVRLPEVGGTFIQMEDEISGISVALGASMSGAKAMTASSGPGISLKSEQIGLAFIAEIPLVIVNVMRGGPSTGLPTRVSQGDILQAKSPTHGDYQSITLIPGSLEEVYTFTIKAFNLASKFMTPVFLLLDETLGHMQAKAILPDIKDIKIYKRDEFKGEKNNYLPYKADIDRPAVLNPFFKGYRYHITGLHHGNTGFPTENGEIVDYNIKRLFNKINLHKDEICEFEEFNLENAEICIIAYGSVNLAVKSAIEILNKECIKVGLFRPLTLWPSSKKKIKEICDKFKNILVVELNLGQYFGEIQKCGLRDDLHTLFKANGRPISPNEIIKKVKEIKGVK
- a CDS encoding 2-oxoglutarate ferredoxin oxidoreductase subunit beta, which codes for MAFNYDKYLRIDKLPTLWCWGCGDGVILKAIIRAIDAMGWDLDDVCVVSGIGCSGRMSSYINCNTVHTTHGRALAYATGIKLANPTKNVIVVTGDGDGLAIGGNHTIHAARRNIGIKHILINNFIYGLTNSQTSPTTPKGFWTVTAQRGNIDPSFNATDLLIGAGATFVARQTIINADALVKLLVKGFSHDGYAFFDIFSNCHINLGRKNKMAQATDMIKWIENITVNKIKYDKLSDEEKAGLFPLGVLHEDNSHLEYTKAYAKVIEAAQNKTKIDFKEIV
- a CDS encoding nickel-dependent hydrogenase large subunit, with the protein product MSERIVVDPITRIEGHLRVEVVVDENNVVTDAYSGSTLWRGLETIVKGRDPRDAGLFMQRICGVCTYSHYKAGIIAVEDALGIKPPLNAVLTRSLMTNALFFHDHCVHFYQLHALDWVDVVSALSADVFKASEEAFKYCETPYACGADHLKSVQDRVKKFVDKGNLGPFANAYYGHPTYKFTPEQNLIALSHYLECLRIQRTAAELMAIFGAKNPHPQSLVVGGITSVMDILSPSRLGEYLTKFNEVADFVNRAYYSDIVMAARAYGNEPSVINDVGTPNLWSHEELPYSKNEFLFDSGIILNGDLSKVYELDESKITEEATHAWYKNDAPLHPYEGAQDPNYTGFKTEKTMNAQGEMVDTKVFDIKGKYSWIKAPRYDGKPIQVGPIASICVSYAKGNKFVVPIVDQFLKDAGLPLEAVLSTLGRTACRMLEAKVIATHGLKAFNNLVENIKSGDTETCAKYKIDNKKEYKGRYIGNAPRGALSHWCRIEKGVIKNWQAVVPSTWNASPKDKDGKMGSYEACLIGLKIADLKQPLEIIRKIHSYDPCIACAVHVMDTKGNELGAYKVNPNI
- a CDS encoding hydrogenase small subunit, whose translation is MVKDKLLEKITLRLNEVEKLPKIKEGSIIQTLEENGLSRRDFMKWAGAMTATLGLSSAFIPAVSKAAELADRLPVIWLHMAECTGCSESLLRTATPSIDSLIFDYISLEYHETIMSASGWQAEENLEQAIEKYKGQYILMVEGGIPAGTSEYFLTVGPHGTTGAEHCRIASKNAAAIFAIGTCSSFGGIQAAYPNPTNSQALSKIVNQPVINIPGCPPSEKNIVGNVLNYILFGTLPALDSYNRPKWAYRLRIHDLCERRGRFDAGEFVEHFGDQGAKDGYCLYKVGCKGPYTFNNCSQERFNSHTSWPIQAGHGCIGCSEPDFWDTMGPLEEPLADRLYKSVFGGLGADATADKIGIGVLAVAGIAIAAHAAVGSFKKNKGE